One Triplophysa dalaica isolate WHDGS20190420 chromosome 1, ASM1584641v1, whole genome shotgun sequence DNA segment encodes these proteins:
- the vbp1 gene encoding prefoldin subunit 3, producing MATTIESGNAGAANKKKHLGIPEAIFVEDVDAFMKQPGNDTADAVLRKLDEQYQKYKYMELNLAQKKLRLKSQIPQIKQTLEILRHMQKKKETTNPMATHFLLADNVYCKASVPPTDKVCLWLGANVMLEYDIDEAQALLEKNLATASRNLDSLEEDLDFLRDQFTTTEVNMARVYNWDVKRRSKDNLLKSAERS from the exons ATGGCGACGACCATAGAAAGTGGCAATGCAGGAGCTgcgaataaaaaaaaacacctcgGAATCCCAGAAGCAATATTTGTG GAAGATGTGGATGCGTTCATGAAACAGCCTGGCAATGACACAGCAGACGCTGTGCTGAGAAAGCTGGATGAACAAtatcagaaatataaatatatggaGCTTAATCTGGCTCAGAAAAAACTCAG GTTGAAAAGCCAGATTCCACAAATCAAACAGACGTTAGAAATCTTACGACATATGCAGAAAAAGAAg GAGACTACAAATCCCATGGCAACACATTTTCTGTTGGCTGATAATGTCTATTGCAAGGCCTCAGTCCCGCCCACAgataaagtgtgtttgtggCTTGGG GCTAATGTAATGTTAGAGTACGACATCGATGAGGCCCAGGCACTGTTAGAGAAAAACTTGGCGACAGCTTCTCGGAATTTGGACTCTCTAGAAGAGGACCTGGACTTCCTCAGAGACCAGTTCACAACCACTGAAGTCA ACATGGCACGTGTTTACAATTGGGACGTCAAGAGAAGGAGCAAAGACAATCTCCTCAAATCTGCTGAGCGGTCTTAG